One window of Cydia pomonella isolate Wapato2018A chromosome 5, ilCydPomo1, whole genome shotgun sequence genomic DNA carries:
- the LOC133517840 gene encoding BTB/POZ domain-containing protein 6-B isoform X1, with protein MPPAVACGRRTKEASVVGANKTSKWNSCIMVYQSNAFRHSSLYDRVEKLLLSYEWSDCKFTVAGRYFKAHKLILGISSPVFEAMFYGPLSTNEEIAITDIEPDIFQLLLNYVYTDKVEIPSIEQAFELLYASRKYLLEHLSDLCIAYILANISTDNVIRVLNYPDYMQDQQLVSFALKLFCEHANYLLQEHKNMISCSCMKTILESDHMNISEKTLILHVFQWTIHYCKQNNLPQDLQTRHKILIENGFFKLLRFSALTVSEFEEIIESKDNILLLEESKDIGSIIKKNKSDDEQLLNVSSLHSIPRSPIKLQWDLCHRRPLRSAAPIVIDSNNYVINSRVKVNKSVFINSLCIPTRMAPVLNFRNNIGNSYSEQFFVTVECESDKSITKLTNFMNTVDYDSSVEIELSEPYLVKKDKWYKIIFQWSQTFDAITYVVEYRDRVFSDHKVSFEFDDMSPSARVSGSFLGGLKYCL; from the exons ATGCCGCCTGCCGTTGCCTGCGGGAGGAGGACGAAGGAAGCCTCGGTAGTTGGTGCAAACAAAACAAGCAAGTGGAACTCGTGTATT ATGGTGTATCAGAGTAATGCATTCAGACATAGTAGCCTATATGATCGAGTGGAGAAGTTGCTTCTCTCATATGAATGGAGTGACTGCAAATTCACCGTGGCGGGAAGGTACTTCAAAGCACATAAGTTGATTCTAGGCATCAGCAGTCCCGTCTTTGAAGCAATGTTCTATGGTCCCCTTTCCACTAATGAAGAAATAGCTATTACTGATATTGAACCAGATATTTTCCAACTTCTTCTGAATTATGTTTATACAGATAAAGTTGAAATACCTTCTATTGAACAAGCCTTTGAACTACTGTATGCGTCCAGGAAATATTTACTAGAACACTTGTCAGATCTATGCATTGCATACATACTAGCTAACATCAGTACTGACAATGTTATCAGAGTCCTGAATTATCCTGATTATATGCAAGACCAACAGCTGGTATCATTTGCGCTAAAGCTATTTTGTGAACACGCTAATTACCTATTGCAAGAGCATAAAAACATGATCTCATGTTCATGTATGAAAACCATTTTAGAAAGTGATCATATGAATATATCGGAAAAGACACTGATTTTACATGTTTTTCAATGGACTATACATTACTGCAAACAGAATAATTTACCTCAAGATCTGCAAACTAGACATAAGATTTTGATTGAAAATGGCTTCTTTAAGTTACTAAGATTTTCTGCTCTTACAGTTAGTGAATTTGAGGAAATTATTGAAAGTAAGGACAATATTCTACTACTAGAAGAATCCAAAGACATAGGTTCCATTATTAAGAAGAATAAATCTGACGATGAACAATTGTTGAATGTTAGCAGCCTACATTCAATTCCCCGGAGCCCAATAAAGCTGCAATGGGACCTCTGCCATCGCCGCCCGCTGCGGTCCGCTGCTCCCATTGTCATAGATTCTAATAACTATGTCATTAATAGCAGGGTAAAAGTTAACAAGTCTGTCTTCATCAACTCTCTATGTATACCTACTAGAATGGCCCCAGTACTAAACTTCCGCAATAACATAGGAAACTCATATTCGGAACAGTTCTTTGTTACTGTAGAATGTGAATCAGATAAAAGTATTACTAAATTAACTAACTTTATGAACACTGTTGACTATGACTCTTCAGTTGAAATTGAGTTGTCTGAGCCATACTTAGTTAAAAAAGATAAatggtataaaataattttccagTGGTCGCAAACATTCGACGCAATTACGTATGTTGTCGAATACCGTGATCGGGTTTTTAGTGATCATAAAGTTAGTTTTGAGTTTGATGATATGTCTCCCAGTGCCAGAGTCAGTGGAAGTTTCCTTGGAGGGTTAAAGtattgtttgtaa
- the LOC133517836 gene encoding peroxisomal N(1)-acetyl-spermine/spermidine oxidase-like → MKSSRMKPLFTRARVTLKKLLTGDDKDDAKELSTFIQRRLASDAVAVVGQEKCMMDACSIGPCCQEPRVVIVGAGMAGLSAAYRLNQCGIRNFVVLEAKERPGGRIHSCWLGDSVIEMGAEWIYGACLPNSVYTLASQDRLLQMPLPRLDPSRGLFCTSEGRAVDLPVTITAYHTFRQIEQQAANLFRLGGDCCHGTLLNFIGLRIQQELHNFPEDQRYDAARVMFGLSNILRNRCGDDLSLVSADQYGSYIELPGGSVRVPLGYVGVMAPLLRGLPDNSIRYNKAVNVIRWGEGATGPGRTLVKCCDGEEISADYVIVTISLGCLKCQADKLFAPPLPGCKLDAICNLGYGLSDKVFLEYAEPFWVCHEGNLKLAWSAEELQCRCDWTRGVCAVDELPGSKHVLCAWVSGQEAAAMESMVDNDVAEGITLLLRRFTGNPCLPYPQMMLRSRWASDPHFCGAYSYMSCCSTVSHQCELGTPVPGPCEPVAPKLLFAGEATVPGFFATVHGARLSGIREAERVVLLTKKFEGPPR, encoded by the exons ATGAAGTCATCTCGTATGAAACCACTGTTCACAAGAGCCCGTGTAACATTGAAAAAGCTTCTAACAGGGGATGATAAAGATGACGCCAAAGAGTTGTCAACATTTATACAGCGAAGGCTGGCGAGCGATGCAGTCGCTGTAGTGGGACAGGAAAAATGCATGATGGACGCGTGCAGCATCGGACCCTGCTGCCAGGAACCGCGAGTGGTCATTGTCGGCGCCGGCATGGCGGGTCTTTCCGCGGCATACAGGCTCAACCAATGCGGAATACGCAATTTTGTAGTTCTCGAGGCCAAAGAAAG ACCTGGAGGAAGAATTCATTCCTGTTGGCTTGGAGACTCTGTCATAGAAATGGGTGCGGAGTGGATCTATGGAGCTTGTCTTCCTAATTCAGTATATACTCTCGCATCACAAGACAGGCTTCTACAAATGCCATTACCTCGCTTAGACCCCTCACGTGGTTTGTTCTGCACTAGCGAAGGACGTGCAGTTGATTTGCCCGTAACAATTACAGCTTACCATACTTTTCGGCAAATAGAACAGCAAGCAGCAAATCTTTTCAGACTAGGTGGCGACTGTTGTCATGGaactttacttaattttatcgGTTTGCGTATACAACAAGAATTGCACAACTTTCCAGAAGACCAGAGGTATGATGCTGCCCGAGTGATGTTTGGTTTGAGTAATATCTTGCGAAATAGGTGTGGTGATGATTTGTCCCTTGTCAGTGCTGATCAATACGGAAGTTACATTGAACTACCTGGAGGAAGTGTTAGAGTTCCGTTAGGATACGTAGGAGTGATGGCTCCACTACTTCGAGGCTTACCAGATAATAGCATACGCTACAATAAAGCTGTAAATGTGATCCGATGGGGTGAAGGCGCTACTGGTCCTGGCAGAACATTGGTCAAGTGCTGCGATGGCGAAGAAATATCAGCAGATTATGTAATCGTTACAATATCTTTGGGTTGCCTTAAATGCCAGGCTGATAAACTGTTTGCCCCGCCTCTTCCCGGATGTAAATTGGATGCCATTTGCAATTTAGGTTATGGGCTTTCTGATAAAGTGTTTCTTGAATATGCGGAGCCATTCTGGGTGTGTCACGAAGGTAATTTAAAACTAGCTTGGTCTGCTGAGGAGTTGCAATGCCGATGTGATTGGACTCGCGGTGTGTGTGCTGTAGACGAATTGCCTGGTAGTAAGCATGTTTTGTGCGCTTGGGTTTCGGGACAAGAGGCCGCCGCGATGGAATCTATGGTAGACAACGATGTGGCAGAAGGAATAACGTTATTACTGCGACGCTTTACTGGTAATCCATGTTTACCTTACCCCCAAATGATGCTACGATCAAGATGGGCTTCTGATCCTCACTTCTGCGGGGCCTACTCGTACATGAGCTGTTGTTCTACTGTGAGCCACCAATGCGAGCTGGGCACGCCTGTGCCTGGTCCGTGTGAACCTGTGGCGCCAAAGCTACTGTTTGCCGGCGAAGCAACAGTCCCTGGATTTTTCGCTACTGTACACGGAGCCAGATTAAGTGGGATCCGTGAAGCCGAACGTGTCGTactccttaccaaaaagttcgAAGGACCGCCTCGATGA
- the LOC133517840 gene encoding BTB/POZ domain-containing protein 6-B isoform X2, whose product MVYQSNAFRHSSLYDRVEKLLLSYEWSDCKFTVAGRYFKAHKLILGISSPVFEAMFYGPLSTNEEIAITDIEPDIFQLLLNYVYTDKVEIPSIEQAFELLYASRKYLLEHLSDLCIAYILANISTDNVIRVLNYPDYMQDQQLVSFALKLFCEHANYLLQEHKNMISCSCMKTILESDHMNISEKTLILHVFQWTIHYCKQNNLPQDLQTRHKILIENGFFKLLRFSALTVSEFEEIIESKDNILLLEESKDIGSIIKKNKSDDEQLLNVSSLHSIPRSPIKLQWDLCHRRPLRSAAPIVIDSNNYVINSRVKVNKSVFINSLCIPTRMAPVLNFRNNIGNSYSEQFFVTVECESDKSITKLTNFMNTVDYDSSVEIELSEPYLVKKDKWYKIIFQWSQTFDAITYVVEYRDRVFSDHKVSFEFDDMSPSARVSGSFLGGLKYCL is encoded by the coding sequence ATGGTGTATCAGAGTAATGCATTCAGACATAGTAGCCTATATGATCGAGTGGAGAAGTTGCTTCTCTCATATGAATGGAGTGACTGCAAATTCACCGTGGCGGGAAGGTACTTCAAAGCACATAAGTTGATTCTAGGCATCAGCAGTCCCGTCTTTGAAGCAATGTTCTATGGTCCCCTTTCCACTAATGAAGAAATAGCTATTACTGATATTGAACCAGATATTTTCCAACTTCTTCTGAATTATGTTTATACAGATAAAGTTGAAATACCTTCTATTGAACAAGCCTTTGAACTACTGTATGCGTCCAGGAAATATTTACTAGAACACTTGTCAGATCTATGCATTGCATACATACTAGCTAACATCAGTACTGACAATGTTATCAGAGTCCTGAATTATCCTGATTATATGCAAGACCAACAGCTGGTATCATTTGCGCTAAAGCTATTTTGTGAACACGCTAATTACCTATTGCAAGAGCATAAAAACATGATCTCATGTTCATGTATGAAAACCATTTTAGAAAGTGATCATATGAATATATCGGAAAAGACACTGATTTTACATGTTTTTCAATGGACTATACATTACTGCAAACAGAATAATTTACCTCAAGATCTGCAAACTAGACATAAGATTTTGATTGAAAATGGCTTCTTTAAGTTACTAAGATTTTCTGCTCTTACAGTTAGTGAATTTGAGGAAATTATTGAAAGTAAGGACAATATTCTACTACTAGAAGAATCCAAAGACATAGGTTCCATTATTAAGAAGAATAAATCTGACGATGAACAATTGTTGAATGTTAGCAGCCTACATTCAATTCCCCGGAGCCCAATAAAGCTGCAATGGGACCTCTGCCATCGCCGCCCGCTGCGGTCCGCTGCTCCCATTGTCATAGATTCTAATAACTATGTCATTAATAGCAGGGTAAAAGTTAACAAGTCTGTCTTCATCAACTCTCTATGTATACCTACTAGAATGGCCCCAGTACTAAACTTCCGCAATAACATAGGAAACTCATATTCGGAACAGTTCTTTGTTACTGTAGAATGTGAATCAGATAAAAGTATTACTAAATTAACTAACTTTATGAACACTGTTGACTATGACTCTTCAGTTGAAATTGAGTTGTCTGAGCCATACTTAGTTAAAAAAGATAAatggtataaaataattttccagTGGTCGCAAACATTCGACGCAATTACGTATGTTGTCGAATACCGTGATCGGGTTTTTAGTGATCATAAAGTTAGTTTTGAGTTTGATGATATGTCTCCCAGTGCCAGAGTCAGTGGAAGTTTCCTTGGAGGGTTAAAGtattgtttgtaa